One segment of bacterium DNA contains the following:
- a CDS encoding glycosyltransferase family protein: MSLIVYGVSGEGSGHTSRAMSVLPHLVEQGHDVRVVGYDRSYRDLKDRFDVFQTEGLTIGQVDNEVSVTKTITENLARIPRGHARSRELKEVLFKEFSPEAVITDFEPMTAYLANYFDIPLITLDNQHRMRYMELAVPERLVPGMALTKAIIRAMIPRPDVSLVTTFHFAPLTNDRTFSFPPLIRPTVQSAVPSRGDHIVVYFTKGADSFVGRLREYPRERFHVYGQGREGVEGNIEYKGFSREGFVNDLATCKAVMASAGFTLITEALNLKKPYLALPTKGQFEQELNAFMLDDQGYGKGVFRVTRETIGDFLYRLPEYTERLEEYQPSDGSGIRAKLDELLADGCALAREYHERRKG, from the coding sequence TTGTCCCTTATCGTTTACGGCGTATCGGGTGAGGGGTCCGGGCACACCTCCCGGGCCATGTCCGTCCTCCCGCACCTCGTCGAGCAGGGTCACGACGTCAGGGTCGTCGGGTACGACCGGAGCTACCGGGACCTCAAGGACCGGTTCGACGTTTTCCAGACCGAGGGGTTGACCATCGGCCAGGTGGACAACGAGGTTTCCGTCACAAAAACCATCACCGAGAACCTGGCAAGGATCCCCAGGGGTCACGCCAGGTCAAGGGAACTTAAAGAAGTCCTGTTCAAGGAATTTAGTCCCGAGGCGGTGATCACCGACTTTGAGCCCATGACCGCCTACCTGGCCAACTACTTCGACATTCCCCTCATCACTCTGGATAACCAGCACCGTATGCGGTACATGGAGCTGGCTGTCCCCGAAAGGCTGGTTCCCGGCATGGCCCTGACGAAGGCCATCATCCGGGCCATGATCCCCCGTCCCGACGTGAGCCTGGTGACCACCTTCCACTTCGCTCCCTTGACCAACGACCGGACCTTTTCCTTCCCGCCCCTCATCCGGCCGACTGTCCAGTCTGCCGTTCCCTCAAGAGGCGATCACATCGTGGTCTACTTCACTAAGGGTGCGGATTCCTTCGTGGGGCGGCTCCGGGAATACCCACGGGAGAGGTTCCACGTCTACGGCCAGGGCAGGGAGGGGGTCGAGGGCAATATCGAATACAAGGGGTTCTCCCGGGAGGGGTTCGTCAACGACCTGGCCACCTGCAAGGCTGTCATGGCCTCGGCGGGTTTTACCCTCATCACCGAGGCCCTCAACCTGAAAAAGCCGTACCTGGCCCTTCCCACGAAAGGGCAGTTCGAACAGGAACTCAACGCCTTCATGCTGGACGATCAGGGTTACGGCAAGGGGGTTTTCCGGGTGACGAGAGAGACAATCGGAGATTTCCTGTACCGGCTGCCGGAGTACACCGAGAGGCTGGAGGAATACCAGCCGTCGGACGGCAGCGGGATCAGGGCCAAGCTGGATGAACTTTTAGCCGACGGCTGCGCCCTGGCGCGGGAATATCATGAAAGGCGGAAAGGTTGA